The segment TACTTCCTAATGGagatttttacaaaatggaGGCAATCCTTAAATAGTAATCTTTTTGGTCTATCCGGTACACAGACTACGGACGTAGtactaaaatatacatttgtaaaaCCGCGAAATAATATTTTGTACACTTGTTAGCACTGTAGAAGTTTAGTTCACAGGGGTTGATCACTGTCAAAAGCCTTTGGTGTAAAAATCTCCAatctaataattttgtttataattcaagaagaaattgtgctttttttttgttgtatttctgTGTGACATCGCTGCCCTGTCATCGAGTCCAAAGGAGAATACAGTGTTTAAAGAGAATTAGGCAGACCCAGCTTTGACACATATATTTAAAGCAGATACGGCCTTGTCTGCAAGGCGATCTCTTCTATGCCAGCAATAGCAATCCAGTTCCTGATGTATTaagctatatttatttatttattatatacgTATAGTGGTATATTATTTGGGGATTgctaaaatccatttttttaaatgccctTGACAGACCATGACTGCCTTGAGGCTAGCTTGTTGGGCTGTTACTTTGACTATAATCACCGCTACGCCTCTTGATGACTACGTCAACGCTCCTGACCCAAACTATGGTTATAGGTACCTGACCTCAATACAAGGCCCAAATTTTGGAGTCTATCTACTTAACATGACGTCACAGAAATGGCTTACAGGTTGGTATCCCGTGCTTCATTTACATTGTGatattatgtttatattacgtcattgtttcttgttgttttatgAAAACTACTTGTCATGGTATTttttacacaaacacacatacacacacaaaacaggCAAATTACGGCAACTAACTAAATgcttagattttgttttataatttgttaattttttaaaattctttttttaaaggaaacttCTACACTTGCGTtattcaatttagatttgtcatcATCGGAATCCTTGGgtctcttttctttgcctctttttgggggcTTTTTATATGCATCTTTTTTTAGCCCtcctgcctcttttgtgggcttttttttttaataaaataatcttaCAGAATAGTAGAGAATGCGATACAATAATGTAATTGAAGGTTTATAACTTTCTTATTGAGAATCAATTGAACTCTTTTTTAGTGTTAAAAGTTTgcatgtattattttatttatcgcCACTTTATAAGGAAACAGCTTGCAGGATAAACATTTAGTGAAGTACAAGTGCAAGTCccagagattttgtttttatgaggaaaaaaaggcggttggtcattgtgctggctacatgacacccatgGCCAAATAAATGAATCAACTCTATACGATGATACTAACATTTGCCCTCAAAGAGCTGtatccccaaaaaaaaaagcttaacttttgctataaaataaataagatattttattatcttTGACCTTGACCCGAACAAAAAACTATGTGAGAGACTCAAATCTGTATTGACTTTGTGTTTAGATAGACTTGATTATGACTATGTTATGTTAATGTATTACACAGATGCAGTGACGACCACGCCGGTCTGGTGGCACGTAGTGGCTGTCATTATTCCCTCCAAAATTGAATACACAGACACGGCGTTTTTATGGATCGGAGATCATAGCAGCACATATGAGTGAGTAGAAAGCATGGCCAAGAGTATGTGCTTGCGTCTCAAACTCTGACAAATCCTGGCAAAGACCATTAgctatagaaggcctcaacactgacctgcaacgtcacaacaatGAAGgcaatttagaccaatagctcgttgccacgtcatagGTCAGTAGTAaagccttctataacgattggtctcggtttggCGGAACTGTTAGAACAAGAGAAAGGcgaaggcgagcaactggcgcctaatTTTCCAGCAGGATGGGCTCGTTAGTCTTGGCTGGGTACCCACCTATGAGAAGGAAAACTTTAAATCCAAACCTCTGCTATCTTGCGGCTGACACAAGaaagtcaaccctgaggaaaaataacaGTGGCTCTTAAGCcgcttgcagcacacagtgctatcccctggcagaacctgtgacgccgctgatccctgttgctcctttggatacatcagctgcttgGGAGATGGGGGAACTTCTTAGTTGGCGACATCGTTTCGAACAAGCTAATGCCTGGTCTTTCATCTCAAAgaaatgagatgatccatagtctcCTCTCGATTGAAGGAGACCATAGAAGGGCGTGATATAGAGGGATGTTACTGCAAAAAATGGGTGAGCCATGATTAAATGAGTGAACAGCAAGCCGGATAGTTTAATATATGCATCAAGTATAATTGAATGACTGAGCAATATAATAGAGAGTGCTATGTTGAGATTATAATATAAAGTTATTTGAACAATTTATTAGTTTAactttaaacaagattacaaagacagtttgtgtgaaacaaactcaaaatcggcccccaaagtggtccagcCAGGCAGGTataaaggcaggtttcaatattatcagaaagaacatcagaatgaaattctatcaaaaacaaatgacagagaagaatggagaaagaaggttgtcagatcttgtgtggtgccccagcagaccaaaggataggtgaaagtgaatgtgaagttatatgtgaacctggcctaactgatgtcttataatgaatatctaattgatctaattgttttgtaaagggtcaatctcttattcaaatcctcaagaagaataaaatacatttacgTAAAAAAAATCCTCTAGTTAAGTGATGTATTGTAGTATGTATACCGCTGCAGTGCacgcgataatataaaaaaaactactcattaattgttttaaattatgcccaacttatatgtatactaaataggctagatttttttctcttttaaaaaaaaagtaaacatttttttgttaatgtaaaaccatttgcataaatgtactACAAATATGGTAAAGAGccttccgtgtttgttactattaatagtgaatagttgtaaaagtggtatatttttatgaaataacggcttgcataaatgatttaaaagattagattttttgctttcagaaaagaaaaaagtagccgttacatcagaactttgaatggtctaaaatattgtgatgtcggattttcactgtcttttctaatttacgagatttaaacgggacgaacgggcggacggtcagacggacagacattccacacaaaactaatagcgtcttttccccttacgggggccgctaaaaaacaactacattaaagtttgttttatattatcTACATTAATTCAAAAGAAATGTCCTTACTGCGATATAAagtttaatattgtttttttaaatttaaatgctCTCAGTATAACAATGGAAGAACAATTCATTCAGACAATGACTGCCCTCGCCGTCAGTACAGGTACTGTCTGTGGAGTTATATACCAAGTTCCCTTCCAGCCTATTGTCTTTaaggtaaatatatatatatatataagttcgGAAGAGTGTATCTGAAAAGAATGACTggctgaatttttttaaagccatgGTCTCTGTTGACTAACAGTGCAAGTAGCCTATTTAGCTTATTACATTCgataaattaaaaatgtgaatCGCTAAATTTTACAGTAATTAAAGTCAACAAAATTTTAATGAAGCCTAAATCGTGTCGATCAGACCAAACAttggaaaaacgaatttcaaaagcttagaaagattttttttaaaaagtacttacAAAAGTGGGGAGGAGGCAGAGTGATGGGGTACACCTTGCGAGTCAGTGGTCGACATCACGAGGTTTTTAGGGAGCCTTGAGTCCACCAACTCTAATAAGTACTTGAacaagtaaaggtggttggtcttgTTTTGGCACCTGACACTCTTGACCCACATAAACATATGACAGACATCATCAGCGCAATAGATCTCTCGATCTGAAAACTTTACTCTCTTTTCTTATGCAAGCTCCAAAAATCATTGAAATAGTTACAACTTTTACTGATAACATTAAAGAGAGTTGAAACGCCTACACAATCAACGTACATGTCGATAGAATGACCTTGAAGGCACGTTAAATGTTTCATGCTTGAGTTTGTTTAGGATGATCCTGACAGCAAAAGTCGTGTGGAAGATGCCATCATCGCTTGGACTTGGAGAAAATTTTTAGACAACGGAACAAATCCTGAAATTTTGTTGAGACTTCCAATGACTAAGGTAAATTTGAAATGTTTCAATTTGCTTTGATAGATTTTgagaaagttttgtttaaagttCAGTCAGTGATGTTGGATTTCTTGCTTCTTAATGTTCCTCTAAAATGCCCAGGCAGTCGTTCGAGGTATGGACACCTTGTCAGCATTCGCCAAACCTTACACTGGATTTGCAATTAACAAATTTGTAGTTGGTGGAGAATCCAAAGTAAGTAACTTTAGTAATAAACAATAATCTTCATATTTTTCTGTATCCCTTTAATAGTGCAGTAATTTATTGTTTcgttcgtttgtttgttttccatcCATATTTTTAAACTGCTTTAAACCTTTCAAACATCTAGTCTGTAAATAGGATGAAAAGGCGAACACAAAacttgtaaatatgtttacattaaaaGTGAAACTGTTTAGAAAGAATTCAGTGACAAGAAATGTTTCATTTGACTAGCGTGGCTGGACCACTTGGACCACAGCGGCAGTGGATAAAAGGGTCATTGGTATGGTTCCTACAGTCATGGACCTTCTCAATATTCAAAAGGTAAAGtatatttcaagaaaaaaaaattcatagcGTATTCGTGTTACTCAAAGATATGTTTTACAAAGTGATCATGTGACTCATTATGTCATAATGTCATTTTTGTATAACGGGAACTTGGCTATCAAGGGAGctagagttcgaatcccgactagAGTTGAATTGTGTTTGATGAGCGCTTAAAGCCAACAAGGAAACCTTTACCAGAAACCCCTTTCCCAAtaagtattaaaaaaaggaGATTGGAACCACAGCGCACTGGGCATGCTGTAGGCATGTTAGCTGCATGCTTTTATAATCTGATCATTGGACTTGTTAGACAATATCAAGTCACGCTAATAGCTctagtttttatatttaaactaCTATGTTTGCTCCATTAAAGTTCACTGTCTTTTAAATACCTAGAATCTGCATCATCACTACCGGTCATTAGGAGGCTGGACATTTGCGTTTGGGGATTACTATACTGAGAGAGTCACAATAGATCTGGACAGCCCAGTTATGAAACTGATGCAAGCTGTGATTGACCCTATAAGTAAGAtccttgtttatttattgtttctgaACTTTCAGTGACCAATATTTTATtggcttttatttatttatacctaattactaatgataaaatccAAGTAAGTTCTATTGTACACAAATAGGATTAAATCAATGTTTTCATCTTCACTAATATTCGCTGTCCATAACATCAGccattttctttctgtttgaaGCCTACAGTAACAGATACACCATGCCAAAGATGATCGTCACAACATCCGGGGATGAGTTCTTCCTGCCTGACGActcttattattatttcgaTCAATTGCCTGGTCCAAAGTTTTTAAGGTCTGGAGCgaaacaaattgaaaaaaaacaacttaagacTATTTAGAAATAGGCATATGTTTAATaataaagatataaataaataaataatatatatatatataacattttctatTGTCGCTACAGAATTGTCCCTAACGCAGAGCATTCAATGAAAGGTCACCTGATGAGCGATATTCTAGCTCTACATAGCTTCTATTTGACCATTCTTGAAAACGCCACATTCCCCACAATGTCGTGGACCAGAAGTTCGACCTCCATAAATGGTAAAATAATGCTAACAACATCTGTAGAACCAATCAAGGTGACTATGTACTATGCCAAAACTCTGGACGGAATCAGGTAAACGTGTTTCTGCCATAAGTCTAAATGTATATGAACTAAATGTTTAAATCTTCCATTGTAAGCATTGCTTTTACAGCTATTTGTTTTTTGGTCTAGTTCTGTTGGtttgaatttattttacttACACCCATATTACATAGTACACAGAGATTAAGTCTACAAAAGCAGTATTTGTCTTCATTTTCACAAAGTACCTAGATTCTGTGTAttttcaacaaacaaacaaaaagctgTGAGTAAATGACACAAAGGTTTCTTCTAAGTTTGACTTTTTCATTTCAGGCGCGACTTTCGATTGGTTGTAAAAGATCCCAATTCCCAGAATCCAATGGTACATCCAGTTGTTTGGCTAAATGGGGAGGTGCAGAAGATCAACGCCACCCAGTACATGGCTGTGGTTGACAGACCTATCGTTGGATGGGCAGCTTTCTTTATACAAGttagtatttgtgtgtgtggggggggggggctcattatgttgttgttgttgttgtttttgcttaaaacattcttttattcttttgatattaaaacttaatatAAGAATCTAAAGACTTGTCCTGATTATATTAGTGtctaaattgatttttattcCATTTATGGCATTTTCTTTAACCTGTGTCTAAATTGCTTCCTTTCTTTGTAATACTCATGTTAGATAGTTGTTTCTTTTCCCCAGGTTCATTTCAACGGACCCAAAGGATCAACCTTAGAGTTTACAACAGAGGTCAACATCGTACCAGACACATTCCCGTTTCCGGATTGTTCCGGCACGTCGTGCGTAGGAAGTCTTGTTTAGCACAGACATCAACATATCGATTCTGTATGTCTAGTGCTACAAATAGAATCTATTGAATAAACCAAAGTCTTCAACAGTTTCTGTTTCtatgttattgttattgctATATTTGTTGTCTTGTTATGGATATAGttatagttattatttttttgttattgtgttCATTATTGTTGCAGTTTTTTGTTATCTTTAGTGTATTGTAATGAGCCGTGTCGAAGTCTTGTAAGTAAAGTAGACTGATGTCAACATGAAGCAGTCACACAGCCACTGGAACGGTCAACTGACCAAAGTACGATTACAATTAAGACTACAAATACTGACACGAACACAAGAAAGTCACACACAGTCCTCAGATATCAGAGttcataaaaatattaaatgtataaCTTGTAACAAAGTGGAAAGCTACTACAGACTAACTAAAACAGTAACTGGTGATCAGGTTGGTTAACACACGCTGAGAGTTACACATCTTGAAGGCTAAGCCGTCTAGGAAGTAAGTAAGACTACATAATATTTGCTAATGACACATCAAGTGCTCCTGCTCAATCGACCATGTAAAGGTTGGATCAATTGTGCTTAAAACAACACTTACTCTAAGTCTAATTCAAACCAAGTATATCCTGGAGTAGATAATGTAAACATTAAGCTCTAAGACTCTCTAGATTGCACAAGGAAGCAGGACACGTTCATTAAAGCTCTACTTCTCGTTATGCTGTTGAAGAGCTTAAAATTCAATGATAAGAGATGTCTTTTAACAAATTTTCTGACAACACAAGCACATGACAATATAGTTTCTTTTTATACCGgcctttacaaagcttatatctacccTGTCTGTCGGGattcttttacaaagcttatatctacccTGTCTGTCGGGattcttttacaaagcttatatctacccTGTCTGTCGGGattcttttacaaagcttatatctacccTGTCTGTCGGGATtctttaacaaagcttatatctacacTGTCTGTCGGGattcttttacaaagcttatatctacccTGTCTGTCGGGattcttttacaaagct is part of the Biomphalaria glabrata chromosome 2, xgBioGlab47.1, whole genome shotgun sequence genome and harbors:
- the LOC106079098 gene encoding autocrine proliferation repressor protein A-like, which gives rise to MTALRLACWAVTLTIITATPLDDYVNAPDPNYGYRYLTSIQGPNFGVYLLNMTSQKWLTDAVTTTPVWWHVVAVIIPSKIEYTDTAFLWIGDHSSTYDITMEEQFIQTMTALAVSTGTVCGVIYQVPFQPIVFKDDPDSKSRVEDAIIAWTWRKFLDNGTNPEILLRLPMTKAVVRGMDTLSAFAKPYTGFAINKFVVGGESKRGWTTWTTAAVDKRVIGMVPTVMDLLNIQKNLHHHYRSLGGWTFAFGDYYTERVTIDLDSPVMKLMQAVIDPITYSNRYTMPKMIVTTSGDEFFLPDDSYYYFDQLPGPKFLRIVPNAEHSMKGHLMSDILALHSFYLTILENATFPTMSWTRSSTSINGKIMLTTSVEPIKVTMYYAKTLDGIRRDFRLVVKDPNSQNPMVHPVVWLNGEVQKINATQYMAVVDRPIVGWAAFFIQVHFNGPKGSTLEFTTEVNIVPDTFPFPDCSGTSCVGSLV